A genome region from Dysgonomonadaceae bacterium PH5-43 includes the following:
- a CDS encoding putative transcriptional regulator (product_source=KO:K07729; cath_funfam=1.10.260.40; cog=COG1476; ko=KO:K07729; pfam=PF01381; smart=SM00530; superfamily=47413), which produces MKNNIRVERAILRITQQQLAEMIGVSRQTINAIESEKYVPSTVLALKIAKVCNKQVNDIFFLEDTD; this is translated from the coding sequence ATGAAGAATAACATAAGAGTAGAGCGTGCCATACTAAGAATAACTCAACAACAATTGGCTGAAATGATTGGTGTAAGCCGACAAACCATCAACGCTATAGAATCGGAGAAGTATGTTCCGTCTACAGTTTTGGCATTAAAGATTGCAAAAGTTTGCAACAAGCAGGTTAATGACATCTTCTTCCTTGAAGATACGGATTAA
- a CDS encoding hypothetical protein (product_source=Hypo-rule applied; transmembrane_helix_parts=Inside_1_12,TMhelix_13_35,Outside_36_70,TMhelix_71_90,Inside_91_105,TMhelix_106_128,Outside_129_132,TMhelix_133_155,Inside_156_167): MKTNFLFPNKFRIIGWTLLIPGIILGFMVIFNGFELPFLDIKALSLLPNPFGIPGLNLTEHQLYEIVDTNFTDELAGLLFILGGVFVAFSKEKNEDEYIAKIRLESLLWATYVTYAIQIFCILFFFDFTFLKAVMINTFASLLIVFIIRYNFIIYRSKLQLHNNNEE, from the coding sequence ATGAAAACAAATTTTTTATTTCCGAACAAGTTTCGGATTATTGGCTGGACACTACTAATACCTGGTATTATATTAGGGTTTATGGTCATTTTCAATGGTTTTGAACTTCCATTCTTAGACATTAAAGCTCTTTCTTTATTGCCTAATCCTTTTGGTATTCCTGGATTAAATCTAACAGAACATCAATTGTATGAGATTGTAGACACTAATTTCACAGACGAATTGGCAGGATTACTGTTTATTCTGGGTGGTGTATTTGTAGCATTCTCTAAAGAAAAGAATGAAGATGAATACATTGCTAAAATAAGATTAGAGTCTTTGCTCTGGGCTACTTATGTAACTTATGCTATTCAGATTTTCTGTATTCTATTCTTTTTTGATTTTACATTCTTGAAAGCAGTAATGATAAATACATTCGCTTCTCTACTTATTGTGTTTATAATAAGGTACAATTTCATTATTTATCGTTCTAAACTACAACTACACAACAACAATGAAGAATAA
- a CDS encoding V/A-type H+-transporting ATPase subunit E (product_source=KO:K02121; cath_funfam=1.20.5.620; cog=COG1390; ko=KO:K02121; superfamily=160527), which translates to MDNTIKELTEKIYFEGIEKGNEEANRIISKAHAEEQLIIKEAEEKALRIISDAEEKARNLQSNTKAELKLYGKQMVEALKTEIINLVNGEICKSSVKEAFADKEFIQKMILALVSNFAKEEKFVIETKETQEIKKYLELNTKDILDKKLVIEKVNGIKSGFVLKPKDGSYKISFGEDEFVNYFKELLRPHLIDLLFGGNNE; encoded by the coding sequence ATGGACAATACAATTAAAGAATTAACGGAGAAGATTTATTTCGAGGGAATAGAGAAAGGTAATGAAGAGGCTAATCGTATAATAAGTAAAGCTCACGCCGAAGAACAACTTATTATAAAGGAAGCAGAAGAGAAGGCTTTACGTATTATTAGTGATGCCGAAGAAAAGGCTCGTAATTTACAAAGCAATACTAAAGCGGAGCTTAAACTTTATGGTAAACAAATGGTAGAGGCTCTGAAAACAGAAATAATAAATCTTGTAAACGGAGAGATTTGTAAGTCGTCGGTTAAAGAAGCTTTTGCCGATAAGGAGTTTATACAAAAAATGATTCTTGCTCTTGTTTCTAACTTTGCTAAAGAAGAGAAGTTTGTAATTGAAACAAAAGAAACACAAGAGATTAAGAAATATCTTGAATTAAATACTAAAGATATTCTTGATAAAAAACTTGTTATAGAAAAGGTTAATGGCATTAAGTCGGGCTTTGTGTTGAAGCCTAAAGATGGTTCGTATAAGATAAGCTTCGGAGAAGATGAGTTTGTGAATTATTTCAAAGAACTGCTTCGTCCGCATTTGATAGATTTATTGTTTGGAGGTAACAATGAGTAA